One Methylophaga marina DNA window includes the following coding sequences:
- a CDS encoding acyl carrier protein — translation MKSQQEIYEKVVAVFEELFEIDPADISPESNLYEDLDIDSIDAVDLVIELRKMTKKKFSQTILKWFVPFRILLSK, via the coding sequence ATGAAAAGTCAGCAAGAAATATATGAAAAAGTAGTGGCGGTTTTTGAAGAGCTGTTTGAAATCGATCCAGCAGATATCAGCCCTGAATCGAATTTATATGAAGACTTGGATATCGATAGTATTGATGCGGTTGATCTTGTTATCGAGTTAAGAAAAATGACCAAGAAAAAATTCAGCCAGACGATTTTAAAATGGTTCGTACCGTTCAGGATATTGTTGAGCAAGTAG
- a CDS encoding ApeI family dehydratase, whose amino-acid sequence MTIPYSLFSWWQGNDDVVIAIDGDRMRDRADLNRRVTAWIASIKEHEGQYWAVYHSDAFECLAIMLALWQLERTVCLSADKLPATVARLQHHVDGFVGEFEQNTFPQPSDEEQEVWQWQKASTDLIALQVFTSGSQGHPKRIDKSLQALDREIAALDCLSCEDVEVVLATVTHQHMYGVIFRLLRPFCYQQAFSAKLHEYPEELIRSASLYGRFCLISSPAHLARMNAEQDWNLVKNNCVEVYSSAAPLTRTESMNVSVYLDVRVKEIYGSTETGAIAWRCQQDTEHDALWHKLSHVQLKTVETGGLEVRFVQGGNSYVLADHIEFDPQGDFALLGRHDPIVKVEGKRLSLTELANAVIEHPWIAEARAILLSRKRTETAVVAVLSESGQQQLITQGRKALIKSMKHSLADQFEPVLLPRRWRFIEAMPVNTQGKLTMNALTALFDKPDTVWPIIEAETVSEQAADFSCRIPEELLYFDGHFQQQAILPGVVQLHWAAKLGQKYLNISGHFHRLEAIKFQQLILPGSVVSLSLSYDHCKQKLSFSFSSEKGVHSSGKVCYA is encoded by the coding sequence ATGACGATTCCTTATAGTTTGTTTAGCTGGTGGCAAGGTAATGATGATGTCGTGATCGCTATCGATGGTGACAGAATGCGGGATCGTGCAGATTTAAATCGACGTGTTACCGCCTGGATAGCAAGTATTAAAGAACATGAAGGACAATACTGGGCCGTCTATCATTCAGATGCGTTTGAGTGCCTGGCTATCATGCTAGCGCTATGGCAATTAGAACGGACGGTATGCCTTTCTGCTGACAAGCTTCCTGCAACGGTTGCCAGACTTCAACATCATGTCGATGGCTTTGTTGGGGAGTTTGAGCAAAATACGTTTCCCCAGCCAAGCGATGAGGAGCAGGAGGTATGGCAGTGGCAGAAAGCCAGTACTGACTTGATTGCCTTACAGGTATTTACTTCTGGTTCGCAGGGGCATCCGAAACGTATTGATAAGTCTCTACAGGCGCTGGATAGAGAAATAGCCGCATTGGATTGTCTTTCATGTGAAGACGTTGAAGTGGTGCTTGCTACAGTCACACATCAGCATATGTATGGAGTGATATTTCGTTTATTAAGACCTTTTTGCTATCAGCAGGCATTTAGCGCGAAGTTACATGAGTATCCTGAGGAATTGATCCGTTCTGCTTCGTTGTACGGACGATTCTGTTTGATTTCCAGCCCGGCGCATCTAGCAAGAATGAATGCCGAGCAGGACTGGAATTTAGTAAAAAATAATTGTGTTGAGGTTTATTCATCAGCCGCACCATTAACCCGAACCGAGAGTATGAATGTGTCTGTTTATCTCGATGTGCGAGTTAAGGAGATATATGGCAGTACTGAAACCGGGGCCATCGCTTGGCGCTGTCAACAAGATACTGAGCACGATGCTTTGTGGCATAAACTGTCTCATGTTCAGTTAAAGACAGTGGAGACGGGTGGGCTTGAAGTAAGATTTGTTCAGGGTGGAAATTCATATGTATTAGCTGATCATATTGAATTTGATCCTCAGGGTGATTTTGCTTTGCTAGGCAGGCATGACCCTATCGTGAAAGTCGAGGGAAAACGCCTCTCATTGACTGAATTAGCCAATGCAGTAATAGAGCACCCATGGATTGCTGAAGCAAGAGCCATACTCTTGAGCAGAAAGCGTACAGAAACAGCCGTGGTGGCCGTGTTATCTGAGAGCGGTCAGCAGCAGCTCATCACTCAGGGAAGAAAAGCACTTATAAAAAGCATGAAACACTCATTAGCCGATCAGTTTGAGCCTGTTTTATTGCCGAGACGCTGGCGTTTTATTGAGGCGATGCCAGTGAATACACAAGGAAAATTAACCATGAATGCGCTCACAGCATTGTTTGATAAGCCCGATACAGTTTGGCCTATCATTGAAGCTGAAACTGTGAGTGAACAGGCGGCGGATTTCAGCTGTCGCATACCTGAAGAGCTTCTGTATTTTGATGGGCACTTTCAACAGCAGGCTATTTTACCTGGCGTTGTGCAATTGCACTGGGCAGCCAAGCTCGGACAAAAATATCTTAATATTTCTGGTCATTTCCATCGACTGGAAGCGATTAAGTTTCAACAACTGATCCTGCCCGGAAGTGTAGTCAGCTTATCGTTAAGTTATGACCACTGCAAGCAGAAATTGAGTTTCAGTTTTTCCTCTGAGAAGGGCGTTCACTCAAGCGGAAAGGTTTGTTATGCCTGA